The DNA sequence TGGAGCAAGCGGTCATTAGGAATCGTAATTAGTGTATCGACATGATTAGAGAGATTACCAATGGCTAGATCGGCATTCTGGCGACGCTTTTCGCCCTCGAAACCGAATGGTCGAGTTGCGACGCCAACCGTCAAAATACCTAGCTCCTGAGCTACCTCAGCCACCACAGGACCAGCACCAGAGCCAGTACCACCACCAGCACCGATAGTGACAAAGATCATATCAGCGCCATCGATAGCTTTTTTGATTTCATCGGTACTCTCGCGAGCGGCCGCCTCACCAACCGATGGATCCGCCCCAGCACCGAGGCCCCGCGTTGTATCTTTGCCGATATGGATTTTGACATCAGCTTCGCTGTTATGTAAGGCTTGCGCGTCGGTATTGACTGCGATGAACTGGACACCTTTTATACCGGCATCTTTCATGCGGTTAACGGCTGCGCCGCCGGCACCTCCGACACCAACCACTTTGATGACAGCCGATGCTTGTATTTCTGCTGGCTTGACTTCTGGCATAATCCCCCTTCGTTACTTATGTGTATAAAATTAGTATACACCGTGCTTTTCAAAAAAGCAAGTTGATTATCCTTGCGCAAATTATTTAAAATTCGCTAATAATGTTATATTTGCAGTCATAAATTTACGAGTAGCGATCGTTCAACTATTTTGTTCAACGCTTGTTTTTACCAGAGAACAGGCTGCCTAATTTCGACATCAATCCGCCTAGTAATCCGCCGTCACTGCGACCATTTGCACCGCCAGCCGACACCTCGGCATCTAGGAACATTAGCCCCGCAACCGTCGTAAAACTCGGATCATTAACCTTGTCGCCCATGCCGCCGAATTCTGGCAATTTACCGACATGAGCATTCATCGACAAAACTTCTCGGGCGTAATCGGCAATGCCGCGTAGTTTCGCGCCGCCGCCAGTTAGCACCGCCCCACCAGGTAGTTTAGCCAGTCGCTTGATCTTCCTTAGCTCATGATTGACGAGTTCAAATATCTCGGCCAAACGTGCCTCGACTATTTCATCGATCGCCTCAGCACTAAACTCGATCGATTTAGCCGTTGCCCCACCACCGATTTTCACCGCAACTTTGGATTCCGAACCGCGACGCAGCTCCGGAGCCGCAACAGCGTGTTCAACTTTGACTCGTTCAGCAATGTCTAATTCAGTTTTGAGGCCAATTGCTAGATCATTCGTAATATTATTTGATCCAATCGGCAACACAGCGGCATGAATAATATCGCCCTCCTCGAAAACCGTCACATTGGTCGTTGTTGCGCCCATATCGATCAAGACCACGCCGTTCTCGCGCAGCTGATCGTCCAACACCGCTCGCGCCGACGCTAGTCCACTCACAATAACATGGTGTGGCGTCAACTCCGTCATCTCTAACACTTTTTCCAAGTTCTTCATATGTGGCGACAGTGCCGTGATCATGTAGGCATCAACCTCTAATCGCACGCCGGTCATACCAAATGGATCACGAATACCGTCCTGGCTATCGAGTTTATAGCTACGCGGCGTCACATCGAGGATCTCACGATTAGCTGGTAGTTGGACCACAGTAGCCGCTTCCTCTACCCGGGCCAGTTCATCATGACCGATCGTCTGACCACCAGCGCCCACCGCCACCACACCGCGCGAAGATAAACCGACAATATGTGAGCCGTTGATATTAACTGTCGCTGCATCGATATGATAGCCGCTCATGCGTTCCGCTTTTTCGAGGGCTCGATCAATAGCCTCAGCAGTTTTGTCCAGATTCACAATTGTACCCTTGCGCATACCTGAATTTTTGTGTGTGCCCACACCGATAATCGTCACTTTGTCCTGCGAAGACATCGCTGACGTTTCCTCGGCCGAAGCCTTGCCGCCAACGTGGCCGACTACTACTTTTACGGTGTCTGTACCTATATCGACACCCACTGCATATTTTGTTTCATTCATAATGCTTATATTATACCATACGCCCGAAAGGGTCAATCTGGATTAAAAGCGATCTGTTATATGATTAAGACAAAGAGATTTTTTGTTCAGGATTCACTGCTTCAACAAACTCCCGATCATGGCTAACTAACAAAATTGCACCGCTGTAATTTTCCAGAGCCGACTCAACAGCCTCGACAGTCGGAATATCTAAATTATTTGTTGGCTCGTCCATAATCAACAAGTTCGCCCGGTTGGCTGCAATAGATGCGAGCAAAACTTTCATTCTCTCGCCACCAGATAAATCGCGAGCCGGCACAACCAATGAGTCTTTTTTAATGCCAAACCGAATCAATAAATTAATCAGATCATGTTTTTCGAGTCCAGATACCAATTGCTGTAAATTTTCTAGGGCTGTTTTATCTGGTGTAGGCAAAGTTTGATTCTGATCAATATATATCACTCGCGCCGCTGAACCAATTCGCGACTCTCCACTGTCCGGCTCCGATTGATTAACAATTGCTTTTAGCAAAGTAGTTTTTCCTATGCCATTTTCGCCTTCGAGAAGGACTTTATCGCCCGCCCGCAAATGCATTGAGATCGGTCCAACTATTCGACCATAAATCTCCATGGATAAATCACGAACGTCTAGTAATGTTGCGCCCTTATCTCTTTCCTCGGTCGCAAAAGCAAATGCTAAACGTATTTCTTCCTCAGGTCTCTCTGGCTCCTCTAGACTAGATAGCCGCGAACTCATTGCCGTCGCCGCACCAGCTAAATGTCCAGCTGCGCGCTCACGTCGCGCATTCGCAGTCAATTTGTCCGAGTCCGGAGTGCGCCGATTTCCGGCCGCAGAATTTGCACGAATATTTGCGTCTCGCGCCGCTCGACGAAGGCGCTTCTTCTCCATCTCATACTGATTATAGGCTTTCGCCGTTGCTTCCTTGTCGGTACGACGTGCTTCTACGTATTCGTCGTAGCCTAGATTAAATTGTTTGACACCGTCGCCTAAAAGTTCAATGATCCGTGTAGAAGTATTCCGCAGGAATTGTCGATCGTGGCTAACTATTACAAATGAAGCTGGACTTTCACCAATAAATTTCTCCAAAATAGTCACGCCCCTCGTATCTAAGTCATTGGTCGGCTCATCGAGCAAAATGGTGTCATACATCGAAGCAATTACCGCGGCCAAAGCTACCCGTCTCTTTTGCCCACCCGATAGTGTTCCAATTTCACGATAAATGTCAACATTTGCTATACCAGCGTTAGCCATGGCCAGCTTAACACGAGATTCAAATCCGCCAATATCCAAACGATTATATTGCTCTAATGCTTCAGAATAAATCATGAGTGTATGCTCGCTCTGATCTTCCTCTAATTTTTTGCAAGCTGAATCAAAATTATCACTAGCCTTTTCGACACCTGTGACGCTAGCAACAAAGCCTTCGATAGTGTGGTCTAACCACCCATTCAAATCTTGTGGCAGCATACC is a window from the Candidatus Saccharibacteria bacterium genome containing:
- the ftsA gene encoding cell division protein FtsA, translated to MNETKYAVGVDIGTDTVKVVVGHVGGKASAEETSAMSSQDKVTIIGVGTHKNSGMRKGTIVNLDKTAEAIDRALEKAERMSGYHIDAATVNINGSHIVGLSSRGVVAVGAGGQTIGHDELARVEEAATVVQLPANREILDVTPRSYKLDSQDGIRDPFGMTGVRLEVDAYMITALSPHMKNLEKVLEMTELTPHHVIVSGLASARAVLDDQLRENGVVLIDMGATTTNVTVFEEGDIIHAAVLPIGSNNITNDLAIGLKTELDIAERVKVEHAVAAPELRRGSESKVAVKIGGGATAKSIEFSAEAIDEIVEARLAEIFELVNHELRKIKRLAKLPGGAVLTGGGAKLRGIADYAREVLSMNAHVGKLPEFGGMGDKVNDPSFTTVAGLMFLDAEVSAGGANGRSDGGLLGGLMSKLGSLFSGKNKR
- a CDS encoding ABC-F family ATP-binding cassette domain-containing protein, with translation MINLNKVSYEVGGRQVLSDVSFGINAGDRIGLVGPNGVGKTTLLHLINRDIIPTSGQITYDQTEIGMLPQDLNGWLDHTIEGFVASVTGVEKASDNFDSACKKLEEDQSEHTLMIYSEALEQYNRLDIGGFESRVKLAMANAGIANVDIYREIGTLSGGQKRRVALAAVIASMYDTILLDEPTNDLDTRGVTILEKFIGESPASFVIVSHDRQFLRNTSTRIIELLGDGVKQFNLGYDEYVEARRTDKEATAKAYNQYEMEKKRLRRAARDANIRANSAAGNRRTPDSDKLTANARRERAAGHLAGAATAMSSRLSSLEEPERPEEEIRLAFAFATEERDKGATLLDVRDLSMEIYGRIVGPISMHLRAGDKVLLEGENGIGKTTLLKAIVNQSEPDSGESRIGSAARVIYIDQNQTLPTPDKTALENLQQLVSGLEKHDLINLLIRFGIKKDSLVVPARDLSGGERMKVLLASIAANRANLLIMDEPTNNLDIPTVEAVESALENYSGAILLVSHDREFVEAVNPEQKISLS